GTTCATTCAAGAAAATTTCCTTTTCCTCCATCAGGAACTCATTACTTAAATTTAACTTCATGCGCTTTGTACCTCCTTTCCCATCATCTACTTTCCGATAAGATTGGAATAGTACACCTTCCTTATTCATAATCTTTAGCACATAAAGATTTGGTTCTACAAATTTCAGATTCTTGGCTTGTTCAAAAACATAAGTGTAGAAAAGCGTTTGTACCAAAGCTTTGTTCAGGCTTTTACCATGAGTATTGAAACTTTCTTCAATACTGTGATAAGACAGCTTATCCGAACCCGTTTTATAATCAACAATTCTGGTTATTCCATCACCGGTTAAATCTACGCGGTCTATAATTCCTTTGATATGAATTGTTCTTTCATTTCCATTCGCATCGGTAAATGTGTAAGGAACCACCATAGCCTCTTCCATATGAATAATTGTAAAAGGAGTGCATTTTTCATCATAATTAAGGATAATATTGCAATACTCTTCAACTATCGCCAAAACCACCAGTTGCATACCGGAAAAATTAGTTTGTCTTTCCGCATTATCATACATTACCTTATTAAAATTGGCTTTTATCAAAGTCAAAATATCTTTTCGCTTCTCTGCGATACGTTCCCTGGTAATATTGGGATTTTCGAATTTTAAAATATTGTAAAAATCCTCCATAGTCCCATGAAGAATAGATCCAAGATCATTTGCTTCTACAACTTCATGCACCTCCTCCGGTTCTTTAATACCGGCAATGTAATTGAAGAAAAAGTCTATTGGATTTGCGATATAGGTTGTTAACGCCGAGGCAGAAAGTGTTCTCCTTCCGGTAGAAAAATCATTCAGCACTTTTATAATTTCATCAGTCTTTTCAATTTCCGTTGCTTCGCTTTTTTCTACTTCCACATTCATTTCCTGATGGAAATAGTTAAAATCCCAGCCACTTTCGTATTCTAACTGCTTTAAGAAACGACTGGGTTCTCCCGAATTGCTTTCATCTGTGAGGCTGTTATATACCACGCTTACTTTTTCGGCCCGCTGAATTAACCTATAAAACATGTAAGCAGAAATAGCATCCTGATTTTCCAAAACTGGCAATCCGTAAACTCGTCGGAGACTATCGGGAATAAAACTATTTCCAATCGTTGTTTTTGGGACAATACCATCGTTTAAACCCAAAAGTACTACATGCTTAAAATTAAGATTACGACTTTCAAGCAACCCCATAACCTGTAAACCATTTAACGGACTTCCACTTAAAGGCACAGCGATACTTTGTAAGGTTTTCTGTATTAACGAAATCACAAAACCAACTTCTAAAATCTGTTTTCCCTCATTTACGTGTTTGAAAAGCGTATCGTAGAGTCGATTAAGTTCCTGTATGGTTTTAATAAATAATTCTGAATCAATCTTTTTAAGGTGCTTTCCATAAAGCTGTCTTTTTAGAACAGCTTCTAAAGTTTCTTTTAACCCTTTTACAATTTCAACAGGTTTGTCTATCTTTTGGAAGAAATCCACAAATATTCCTTTTTGAGGAAGTAATCTGCTTTGTGGAACCTGAACTATTTGCTCTGTCACAAATGCTTTTAATATTTTCTCCCGCATTTTCTCGCTCAAACCAACCAATGGATGGGATAAAAATGCCTCCACATTCTTGAAAGAAAATGTTATTTCATCTTCTGGTTTAAACTGATGAATACTTTTCTGGATACTCAGCCATAAATCTGCCAAACCAAATAAAGTTGACGAAATGAAAGAAACCCCCATCGTCACATTTAAATTCACCTCCAGTCCGGTTTCATTACCAAAAGTGTCCTTCAACCGGGAAGGAATAGTTTGCAAAGTCGGCAGCAATAAAGATTCATCCGCAAGAACAATAGCAGTATCGCCGTAATTCTTATTCGCAGCTAATTGCGCATATTCATCCCGAACAATATCATTCAGGATTTTTGCCTGAACATTATGACCCTGCACTTTATAAACATCCACCTGCTTCGGTCTTTCTTTAATGAAGGTCCTTTGACTATCAAGTGCATTTATCAAACCTATTTGGTCTATATTTTTTCGAAGGAATAAGCCTGCTTCCTGTAGAGGATCATTCAAATAATAGGCATCAGTGTCAAAATAAAACTTTGCGAGATCTTGTTCCTGCCAACGTTTAAAAACTTTAGATTCCGCCTTGGTTAATGCGTTAAACCCAACAAATATCAATTTACCTTCCTGAAATTCCTGAAGAAAATCCGGATTATCCTGTTTTCCCTCAGCCAGATTGCGATAAGCTCTTCCCATCGTCTGTAATTTCTGCTTAGCCAAATCTTCATGGAAAGCGTGATACAGAACAGGCATCCTCCGCCACATCTTAATAAAATTCTCCTGTTGTCGCTTATGCTTTCCTTCTGAATAGGAGGTCCAAAACTGTGAAAGGAATTGATGTTGTTCGGGTGATAAGAAATCGAATTGCTGGTTAATTAAGGCGATATCCTCCAGTTCATGATACAGTTTATTGGCATCAACCAAATCATTATCTATCTGCGAAAAATCACTTAAAATAATTTTAGCTATCGGAAAAAATTGCGCCATATCCAACAAACCCAAATTCTCTTTAATCAACAACTGATTATATAACCTATAAAGCGTAAAAAATTGGGAATAGAAATCTGCTATTTTATAATGTGTAGATTTAGCGAAAAGTTCCTGAATAGTAAAAAACGTTGGGCTCCAGAATGGCTTCTGATAAATCTCTGCCAAATACTTCTGTAAATATGCTGATGGTCTTTTATTATTGAATACAATTGCGCAATGCTGCAATTTATCTCCAAATTGGGCTACTAAATCTTCTGCAACTTCTTTTAAAAATGGTTTCATGTGGAACTTAAATAGCTTTCAATTTTTTAGTTAATGCATAAAACAGATAAGCGCTTACTGTAGGATATCCCATAGCTAACAATAACTGCTTATATTCAGACAGTTGGGTAATATGGGTATCATGCTCTTTATTGGTAAACTTATAATCGAGAATAATCAACTCATCTTTACAGACCAAAATTTTATCCGGACGATGCTGCCTCCCTAATTCATCCACAATTCCTTTTTCTTCTATGGTTCGCTCGGCCCTGGACAGAAGATACTGCAACTCCGGATGTAATAAAACTTCTTTTGCCGACTGAATAAACTCTTCCTTTTCATCCGCAGAAACAATCCCTTGGATATTTAAATCATCAACATAAGAGCTTATATCTTCCTGCCTGTTTACGCTGGCTAAAATATCATGCAAAATACTCCCTTTTCGGCCCGATTGTTCGATATTCAATAAATGATTTACATGTCGGTCTTCAACTGTTTCATAAATTTCCGAAATCCTGTCTGAAGTAGGATAGGACTTTAAAGGAATGATATTCTTCTCGGATTCTTTTACCTGTTTATGGATATAATTCCCCTGAGTCATTAACCCCTCTTCATCAAACTGATCTTGATAAATGAGGCAGAACAAATCGCCAATAGATTTACCCTCATTTTTCTCGCTTCCCTTTATCCCAATAAATAAATAATCTTTTGCTCTGGTTGTTGCCACATAAATCATATTCAAACTGTCCATATGACTGTACAATTCTTCTTCGAAATAATATTTAGCTACCGAAGAATTGGCCAATTCTTTCGAATATTTTAATGGGATACTTCCCAAAAGTGCATAAGGCGTTTCCTGCGCAGGCACCCAAAATACGCTATTGCTTTTCCCGCTCAATCCCAAATCGCAAAAAGGAATAAAAACAGCTCTAAACGCCAATCCTTTAGATTTATGTATCGTCAAGACTTGTACAGCATTGGCCTCTTCCGGCGAAGGCAGAGTTTTAGAAACACCATCTTCATCCCACCAGTTTAAAAAACTATGGATCCCTTTTTCCCCTTGTCGTGTTGCATTCCCTACAATATCTCTAAAAGCCAACAGATAGGGGAGATAACTTTCCTTTTTGTCTAAATCGTAAGCTCTTATAATTTTTTCAACCAATTCTGGTAAGGGGAATTGAATCCAAAGATTAGCTTGTTCGCATAATTCTTTTGGCAACAGATGTCCTAATTGCTCCAGCGATTTAAAGCGCAATCCCAAGTAACTATTTGGGTGAACAGGCTGTCCACTTATTTTATGATAAAGCGCAATACAATTGGCCTTATATAAAGACGTATTCTCTTCATAGCCAACCAGAGCACACAATGTATTAATAATTAATTTAATCGCGGTATTGTTTCCAATGAGTAATGCTTCTCCCGAAACCACAGGAATTTGGGCCTGCATCAATGCGTCCACAACAGCTACTGCTTCTTTGTTAGAGCGCACCAAAACACTGATATCCTTATATTGATAGGCTTGGTTGGCTTTCAGCTCAATGATTTCATCGACTAAATATGCTAATGCATACTCTCTGAAAACAGCTTCTGAAAATATTCCTTCCTGCTCTTCTTTTTTAACAAATCTTTTGACTTTTACAACTCCGCCTTCTGGCGTAAAAGGAGTTATTTTCTGAGCGGATTGACTATAAATCTTCTCGATGACTTCCTGATAATCATTTCCCAACCACCAACTATTCAGATTTTCATCTTCAACATCAGAGACTTCAGTATTGATTTTATGCTGAATCAACCCTGGTAATTTGTGATAAAGTTCATTATTGAAACGAATGATTTCAGTAGAACTTCTATAATTTTCTTCGAGATTATCGTCCTCGACATAGTGTTCGCCCAAATCTTTCTTTACACCAGAATGCAAAATATTCCAGTCGCCATTCCGCCAACGATAGATTGATTGTTTCGTATCACCAACAATCAAATTATCTATTAACTCTCCGCTTGGTTCTGCAATTGCATTTTGTACTAGAGACCGGAAACTCCCCCATTGGCTAACCGATGTATCCTGAAACTCATCGAAAAGAAAGTTCCTATATTTATTACCTATCTTCTCCCAAATAAAAGAGGGATTATCTCCGGCATCATCCGTAATTCCTGTCAACAGGTTTTGAGCATCGCTAATCAAAAGGTTGCCGCTTTCTTCTCGGTAGTCCTTTAATAATCCCACCAATTCGACCATTAACCGTAAGAAATAGACATTTTTATTAAACTGTTGATGAAGAATATAATCAGAATAATAATCAGCAAAGTGTTTTTTCAATTTTTCCAACAGAGCATTAACTTCCGGATATGAGTCTGTTGGAGCATTTTTTTGGAACCACTCATCTTCAGGTATATCAACCAACTCAAATAACTTCGAATAGTCTTTAAAATCCTTTTCCACCATTTTCTTCAGGCGCAGAAGCGGACTTCTGCTTTTCCCTTTTAAAAATTCCGGGGTAACACCAAAGCGTTCTAATACGGCTAAGGCTTGACTTGAAAATTCAATAGCTTGATTTTCGAAAATCCGCACACTTTCTTTAGAAACTTTGGCAAAATCCAGAAAAACCTGATTGGCATTTTCTAAACCTATTTGTTGCAAAGCTTGTTCAAAAACAGCGAAACGCTCTTTAAAAATCTCTCCTGTAAGACTTAATAATTCACTTTTATAATTCCAGCTCTTATTATCTTCAATCCGTTCCTTTGCTAATCTGATAACCCATTGCACCAGTTCCGGCTGGCGATCCAGTTCTTTATCCAAACGTTCTACTAAATTCTCTTTTACCTTATCGATATTCATCTCTAAGGAATAAGAAGCATCCAAGCCCAATTCGAAAGCAAAACCACGAATTACCTTTTGTACAAAACCGTCGATGGTATTTACAGAAAACCGGCTATAATCATGTAAGATTCTGCGATAGATTTTATCTGCCTTTTCACTCAATTTTTCTCTGGTAAATGCAGGATAGGCCTCTAGTATCAGCTTACGGTAGCTTTCAATTCCAGTATCACCGTTATTTTCCGCCAGGCTTTTCAGCACCTCTAAAATCCTGCTCTTCATTTCCTCTGTAGCTTTATTCGTAAAAGTTACGGCCAATATCTCACGGTATTTGCTTTCGTTACTAAACAATAAAGTAAGATAGTGAACAGCCAAACTAAATGTCTTTCCTGAGCCTGCCGATGCCTGAAGTCTTTTAAGCGGTTTTTGCATTTTATAAGTCCGAAATCAAAATTAAAAATTAAAAAGACTCTTATTGAAGATTAGAGTAAAGTTACGTTAAACTATATTTACATTAAAGACAACGTTTGTTTAGGGACAATATTTTTCTATATTTATTTGATTATTATTTCTATGGATAACCAATTACAATCACTTATTCCAACGAAGCTGTTGTTGACAAAATTCACCACATTAGAGAGCAGAAAGTAATGCTAGATAGTGACTTAGCTTTATTGTATGGTATAGATACAAAAAGAATTAATGAGCAGGTAAAACGAAATATAGACCGTTTCCCAGAGGATTTTATTTTTCAGCTTACTGAATATGAGTTTCAAAATTTGAAGTCGCAATTTGCGACCTCAAGTTAGGGAGGAAGAAGACCCCTTCCTTATGCTTTTACCGAACATGGAGTTTTAATGCTGTCCAGCGTTCTAAATAGCAAAAAGGCCATACAAATTATGCGAATCTTCAATTATTTCAGAAAAATGCTTTCTGACAATGCGAATATTATTATGGAACTTGAGAAACTTAAAAAAAGTATTAGAAATCAAGACCAGAATATCGAGATCATTTTTAAATATCTTGATGATTTAAGCGAAAAGGAAAACACTTCAAAAAAACAGAAAAAGAATAGGTTATATGCAGGATGATTTATAAAATTACAACAACAAGTTTAGTTAAATAAAAAAGCAGTTCTTTAAAACTGCTTTTGAAATTATTCCTTAATCTCTTCTTTCTTCTCAGCTTTTTTCTTTTTCTTCTTAGCCTTTTTCTTAGATATAAAATCCGGACGTTTTTCAATGTCAATTGGCAGTCCAAGTAAATCTCTGATAACGATAGAGGCTATCCCGCCACCAAAAGCCGCTGGCAGATATGAGATAGTCCCGTATGCCGAAAGCTTAAAATTGCTGCCATCGGTCATTACCAAAGATTCTTTCATTACTTTCTCGATAGAAAACACTGCTTTTATAGTAGAAGCGTTTGTCATTTTTTTCAATCGCTTACGAACATATTGTGCAAAAACGCACTCCCAGGTATCTGTCAAATAAGTTGTCCTCAGTTTGGTCGGATCAACCTTTCCTCCGGCTCCCATAGAACTTGCAATAGGCAAACCGCACTCAAGTGCTGTAGTGAGCAACAACAATTTAGGGGTAATACTATCTATACACTCTGCAACATAATCGAATTTCTGGGTACTTAAAAGTTCCTTACATTTTTGGGGAGACAGAAACTCTTTAATAACATGCAACTTCAGCTCCGGATTAATAGCCAATAAGCGTTCTTCCATAATTTCTGCCTTACTAACACCATGGTTAGTCGCTAAAGCAGGCAATTGTCTGTTTCTATTAGAGGGATCAACAACATCACCATCTACAATGGTCATTTCTCCCACTCCGGCTCTGCAAATAAATTCTGCCGCAAAAGAGCCTACACCACCTAATCCAACAACTAAAACATGTTTCTTTTGAAGTGTCTCTATTCCATCGTTCCCAACCAAAAGGGCAGAACGTGATAACCAACTTAAATCTGACATGAAAGGTATTTTTGAATACAAAAAAACCCTTTTGAATACCAAAAGGGTCTTAATATCTTAATAGAAGTAAAATTATCTTTTCGCTTTGATACGAGCAGCTTTACCAGTAAGGTTACGTAAGTAGAATAATTTAGCTCTACGTACTTTACCAATGCTGTGTACTTCTACTTTTTCTATATTAGGAGAATTTACAGGGAAGATACGTTCTACACCTACACCGTTAGAAATTTTACGAACAGTGAAAGTTTCAGTAGAACCAGCACTGTTTCTCTGGATAACTACCCCTTGATAAACCTGAACACGCTCTTTGTTTCCTTCACGAATTTTATAGTGAACGCTGATTGTATCTCCTGATTTAAATGCAGGTAATTCCTTTTTTGCTACAACCTGCTCTTCTACAAATTTTACTAAATCCATGACTATATGCTGATTAAATACGATTCTCAAATTAATAACCGTACCGAATTTTCGGAGTGCAATATTAGGTCTTTTTTTTCGAAAATAAAAACTATTATGAAATTTTTACCTTATTTATTTTGATTTACCTTTTTGGACAAGAATTACTTAGCCCAAAAAGGGCTTCTAAAATCAACCAAAATAAAGCTTGAATTTACTTTCACCAGAATCGTTCTGTTCATAAAAAAGATTACCATTAGAAATTTGCAGTAAATGTAGACTCAATAAAATACCAATATCCTTTCCTGAAACGTTTTTATACTCCTGCAAATTAAACATATACTCCATTTTTTCATTGGGAATAAACATATCAATAGACTTCAATTCGAGATATTTTCCATCCTCAGACAATTCGATATAAACAGCATTACCCTTATTGCTGTAACAAAGAATCGTATAAATCACATTCTTAAAAACAAATTTAAAGAGATCCCTATCGGTATTAAGAAGCTGATTTTTGTCAAAGTTAAAACTCAGATGTACTTGCTTATCGAAAAGATGATGCAGAAATTCAACTCTTATTTCATTTGCTATCTGCGACAGTTTAGACATCCTATTGTTATTACCTAATCTCTTTTCCATGATCCTCTGGAAAAGAATATGATTTTCCATTAAGAAAGACGACGAGCTAAAAAAGATCCCCAATAACTCCGTCAAATCGAATCGGTTTGTATCAATCTCCTTCTTTTCAAACAAAGAAAGATAATAGGCAAAATTCTTCATTGGAGCCCTTACATCATGGTCAATCAAATCAATTAGGTACTTACTTAGGCAAGTCTCGATATTCAACTCTTTTGTTTCCATTTAAACCTCCTGTTCTTCTAATAATTCATAAATAGTCTTTTGTGTTGTATCCAAATTAATCAATGATCCTGCTTCCAAACCAAACATTTTCTCTAACGAAACAACTTTCTGATAAGGTATATCCCTATCCTCATCAATCAATATATTCCGATAATTCAGAAAAGTATTTACTGAAACCCCCAATATTTTGGGAATCAGTTTCATCGCCTTTTTATAATCTTTCATAGGGAGATTGGCAAGTAACTCGTTTATCTTGTACTTGTACATAAAGCATTTTTTTGTGAAAAAAATCCAAAATTTTGTGTAGTTTGCTCAATAATTTTAGACGAACTAATTTTATTTAGCAAATATTACAAATAAAAATAAGCAACAATAAATAATATTCAAAACAGTTACATAATTTTTTATGAAATTAAAAGATATTGTTGACGAACTGCTACGAGAAAGAGAGCGTTCTTTGAGCTGGTTAGCCCAACAAGTTGGAAAGACTTTCGACGGTTTTAGGCTTAGTTTAATTAAAGAATCAATAAAATATACCGATTTACGTAGGATGGCAGAGGTGCTTGAAGTTCCGCCAAGTGTACTGTTTATTTCCGATATAAAATACCTAAAGAAAAAAGAGGATTTAAAAATTCTGGAAGACCAGGAAACTTCATACACCAGACTTTCTGCCGATGAAGAGATGCAGAAAGAATTTATCGAGAGCCTGAAAAATCAAATCAAAGACAAAAACCGGATTATTGAGTTGCTTAGTAAAAAGAATAGTTAGTCTAACAGATCCGGGCGGCGTTCCTGAGTTCTCTTTAATGACTGCTCATAACGCCACTGTTCTATCTTTGCCTGATTGCCGCTTAATAAAACATCCGGAACCTTATGGCCGCGCCAGTCAGCTGGCCGCGAATAAACGGGGGCATCCAGCAATTCCCCCTGAAAAGAATCCGAAAGAGCAGAAGTCTCATCAGACAAGACTCCGGGCAAAAGCCTGACTACGGCATCCACCACAATAGCCGCAGGAAGTTCACCTCCAGACAATACATAATCTCCTATAGAAATCTCTTTGGTTACGTAAATATCCCGTATTCGTTGATCTATTCCTTTATAATGCCCGGCAAGAATAATAATGTTTTTTTGCAGAGATAAACCATTAGCAATATCCTGATTTAGCGTTATGCCATCAGGTGTCATGAAAATAATTTCATCATATTCCCGCTCCGATTGCAATTTTTCTATACAATTGGCAAAAGGCTCAATTTGCATCACCATTCCGCTACCACCTCCATAAGGATAATCATCAACACTCTTATGCTTGTTCTCTGAGTAATCCCTTAAATCGTGAACGTGAATTTCTGCCAATCC
This genomic interval from Pseudopedobacter saltans DSM 12145 contains the following:
- a CDS encoding PD-(D/E)XK nuclease family protein, coding for MKPFLKEVAEDLVAQFGDKLQHCAIVFNNKRPSAYLQKYLAEIYQKPFWSPTFFTIQELFAKSTHYKIADFYSQFFTLYRLYNQLLIKENLGLLDMAQFFPIAKIILSDFSQIDNDLVDANKLYHELEDIALINQQFDFLSPEQHQFLSQFWTSYSEGKHKRQQENFIKMWRRMPVLYHAFHEDLAKQKLQTMGRAYRNLAEGKQDNPDFLQEFQEGKLIFVGFNALTKAESKVFKRWQEQDLAKFYFDTDAYYLNDPLQEAGLFLRKNIDQIGLINALDSQRTFIKERPKQVDVYKVQGHNVQAKILNDIVRDEYAQLAANKNYGDTAIVLADESLLLPTLQTIPSRLKDTFGNETGLEVNLNVTMGVSFISSTLFGLADLWLSIQKSIHQFKPEDEITFSFKNVEAFLSHPLVGLSEKMREKILKAFVTEQIVQVPQSRLLPQKGIFVDFFQKIDKPVEIVKGLKETLEAVLKRQLYGKHLKKIDSELFIKTIQELNRLYDTLFKHVNEGKQILEVGFVISLIQKTLQSIAVPLSGSPLNGLQVMGLLESRNLNFKHVVLLGLNDGIVPKTTIGNSFIPDSLRRVYGLPVLENQDAISAYMFYRLIQRAEKVSVVYNSLTDESNSGEPSRFLKQLEYESGWDFNYFHQEMNVEVEKSEATEIEKTDEIIKVLNDFSTGRRTLSASALTTYIANPIDFFFNYIAGIKEPEEVHEVVEANDLGSILHGTMEDFYNILKFENPNITRERIAEKRKDILTLIKANFNKVMYDNAERQTNFSGMQLVVLAIVEEYCNIILNYDEKCTPFTIIHMEEAMVVPYTFTDANGNERTIHIKGIIDRVDLTGDGITRIVDYKTGSDKLSYHSIEESFNTHGKSLNKALVQTLFYTYVFEQAKNLKFVEPNLYVLKIMNKEGVLFQSYRKVDDGKGGTKRMKLNLSNEFLMEEKEIFLNELNKKLAELFDKNVPFRVSENPLNYQYSRYTTLMVR
- the trmD gene encoding tRNA (guanosine(37)-N1)-methyltransferase TrmD, which codes for MRFDIITVLPGLLESPFAHSILQRAQKKGLAEIHVHDLRDYSENKHKSVDDYPYGGGSGMVMQIEPFANCIEKLQSEREYDEIIFMTPDGITLNQDIANGLSLQKNIIILAGHYKGIDQRIRDIYVTKEISIGDYVLSGGELPAAIVVDAVVRLLPGVLSDETSALSDSFQGELLDAPVYSRPADWRGHKVPDVLLSGNQAKIEQWRYEQSLKRTQERRPDLLD
- a CDS encoding ATP-binding protein, whose protein sequence is METKELNIETCLSKYLIDLIDHDVRAPMKNFAYYLSLFEKKEIDTNRFDLTELLGIFFSSSSFLMENHILFQRIMEKRLGNNNRMSKLSQIANEIRVEFLHHLFDKQVHLSFNFDKNQLLNTDRDLFKFVFKNVIYTILCYSNKGNAVYIELSEDGKYLELKSIDMFIPNEKMEYMFNLQEYKNVSGKDIGILLSLHLLQISNGNLFYEQNDSGESKFKLYFG
- a CDS encoding tRNA threonylcarbamoyladenosine dehydratase; amino-acid sequence: MSDLSWLSRSALLVGNDGIETLQKKHVLVVGLGGVGSFAAEFICRAGVGEMTIVDGDVVDPSNRNRQLPALATNHGVSKAEIMEERLLAINPELKLHVIKEFLSPQKCKELLSTQKFDYVAECIDSITPKLLLLTTALECGLPIASSMGAGGKVDPTKLRTTYLTDTWECVFAQYVRKRLKKMTNASTIKAVFSIEKVMKESLVMTDGSNFKLSAYGTISYLPAAFGGGIASIVIRDLLGLPIDIEKRPDFISKKKAKKKKKKAEKKEEIKE
- the rplS gene encoding 50S ribosomal protein L19: MDLVKFVEEQVVAKKELPAFKSGDTISVHYKIREGNKERVQVYQGVVIQRNSAGSTETFTVRKISNGVGVERIFPVNSPNIEKVEVHSIGKVRRAKLFYLRNLTGKAARIKAKR
- a CDS encoding ORF6N domain-containing protein, with product MLDSDLALLYGIDTKRINEQVKRNIDRFPEDFIFQLTEYEFQNLKSQFATSS
- a CDS encoding UvrD-helicase domain-containing protein: MQKPLKRLQASAGSGKTFSLAVHYLTLLFSNESKYREILAVTFTNKATEEMKSRILEVLKSLAENNGDTGIESYRKLILEAYPAFTREKLSEKADKIYRRILHDYSRFSVNTIDGFVQKVIRGFAFELGLDASYSLEMNIDKVKENLVERLDKELDRQPELVQWVIRLAKERIEDNKSWNYKSELLSLTGEIFKERFAVFEQALQQIGLENANQVFLDFAKVSKESVRIFENQAIEFSSQALAVLERFGVTPEFLKGKSRSPLLRLKKMVEKDFKDYSKLFELVDIPEDEWFQKNAPTDSYPEVNALLEKLKKHFADYYSDYILHQQFNKNVYFLRLMVELVGLLKDYREESGNLLISDAQNLLTGITDDAGDNPSFIWEKIGNKYRNFLFDEFQDTSVSQWGSFRSLVQNAIAEPSGELIDNLIVGDTKQSIYRWRNGDWNILHSGVKKDLGEHYVEDDNLEENYRSSTEIIRFNNELYHKLPGLIQHKINTEVSDVEDENLNSWWLGNDYQEVIEKIYSQSAQKITPFTPEGGVVKVKRFVKKEEQEGIFSEAVFREYALAYLVDEIIELKANQAYQYKDISVLVRSNKEAVAVVDALMQAQIPVVSGEALLIGNNTAIKLIINTLCALVGYEENTSLYKANCIALYHKISGQPVHPNSYLGLRFKSLEQLGHLLPKELCEQANLWIQFPLPELVEKIIRAYDLDKKESYLPYLLAFRDIVGNATRQGEKGIHSFLNWWDEDGVSKTLPSPEEANAVQVLTIHKSKGLAFRAVFIPFCDLGLSGKSNSVFWVPAQETPYALLGSIPLKYSKELANSSVAKYYFEEELYSHMDSLNMIYVATTRAKDYLFIGIKGSEKNEGKSIGDLFCLIYQDQFDEEGLMTQGNYIHKQVKESEKNIIPLKSYPTSDRISEIYETVEDRHVNHLLNIEQSGRKGSILHDILASVNRQEDISSYVDDLNIQGIVSADEKEEFIQSAKEVLLHPELQYLLSRAERTIEEKGIVDELGRQHRPDKILVCKDELIILDYKFTNKEHDTHITQLSEYKQLLLAMGYPTVSAYLFYALTKKLKAI